A single region of the Drosophila miranda strain MSH22 chromosome 2, D.miranda_PacBio2.1, whole genome shotgun sequence genome encodes:
- the LOC108156118 gene encoding transmembrane protein 179 yields MALANVLLLSQIAGHVILFILSLCIVVPLFINLDQFCGHCLLFTTGKWREEDGMFDVNWASNGFCNFPLITGFFLLIISVVQIYRYARMKEEASFIALFIDVVLGIWMLAMSILSAIFITLGFIVWCDGMTERFPSCEISAGQNIIRGDTEKINTSGFYIEMGTTQFGAWGSFAICVGIGVIALLKLIDNHQVRNIKVSMYLERQRLVNQQQFDGRSTPPIVSNASSDSDNNK; encoded by the exons ATGGCCTTAGCAAATGTTCTTCTGCTCAGTCAGATCGCTGGCCATGTAATCTTGTTCATACTGTCGCTGTGCATTGTGGTGCCGCTGTTTATAAATCTCGATCAATTCTG TGGACACTGTCTCCTTTTCACGACGGGAAAATGGCGCGAGGAGGACGGCATGTTCGATGTAAATTGGGCATCAAATGGATTCTGCAACTTCCCACTGATTACTGGGTTCTTCCTGCTCATCATATCAGTGGTGCAGATATATCG ATATGCACGCATGAAGGAGGAGGCTTCGTTTATTGCACTGTTCATTGACGTCGTTTTGGGTATTTGGATGCTGGCCATGTCCATTCTATCTGCCATATTTATTACACTGGGCTTCATTGTCTGGTGCGATGGCATGACTGAACGCTTCCCATCCTGCGAGATCTCAGCTGGCCAAAACATTATCCGCGGCGATACAGAGAAGATTAATACTTCGGGTTTCTACATTGAAATGGGCACAACACAG TTTGGAGCCTGGGGCTCATTTGCCATATGTGTGGGCATTGGCGTCATCGCCTTGCTGAAGCTCATCGACAACCATCAGGTGCGCAACATCAAGGTTTCCATGTACCTGGAGCGACAGCGCCTGGTCAATCAGCAACAATTCGATGGACGATCCACACCTCCCATTGTCTCGAACGCCTCTTCTGATTCGGATAACAACAAATAG